The Rhinolophus ferrumequinum isolate MPI-CBG mRhiFer1 chromosome 28, mRhiFer1_v1.p, whole genome shotgun sequence genome has a window encoding:
- the LOC117018903 gene encoding kinesin-like protein KIF7 isoform X1, with translation MEPGFLTQALDHTGKAAQALNRQHSQRIQELEQEAERVRAKLSEGQQQLRELEGKEPQDAGERSQLQEFRRRVAAAQSQVLKEKKQATERLVSLSAQSEKRLQELERSVQLMRQQQGQLQRRLREETEQKRRLETEVNKRQHRVKELELKHEQQQKILKIKTAEIAAFQRKRRSGSSGSVVSLEQQQKIEEQKKWLDQEMEKVLRQRRALEELGEELRKREAILAKKEALMQEKTGLESKRLQSSQVRSCQALNEDIVRVSSRLEQLEQELSEKSGQLRPGSAQSQRQLRGEIDTLRREDSLLKQRLDMDGKLRQGGLLSPEEERTLFQLDEAIEALDAAIDYKNKAITCRQRVLQASASLLSQCEMNLMAKLSYLSATSRPRRPEPFSASISTRMLSYQERVEDIK, from the exons GGAAGGCGGCCCAGGCCCTGAACCGTCAGCACAGCCAGCGCATCCAGGAGCTGGAGCAAGAGGCCGAGCGTGTGCGGGCCAAGCTGAGTGAAGGCCAGCAACAACTGCGGGAGCTGGAGGGCAAGGAGCCCCAGGATGCTGGCGAGCGGTCCCAGCTCCAGGAGTTCCGCAGGAGGGTTGCTGCCGCCCAGAGCCAG GTgctgaaggagaagaaacaggcGACGGAGCGGCTGGTGTCGCTGTCGGCCCAGAGTGAGAAGCGGCTGCAGGAGCTCGAGAGGAGCGTGCAGCTCATGCGACAGCAGCAAGGGCAGCTGCAGAGGCGGCTTCGCGAAGAGACAGAGCAGAAGCGGCGCCTGGAGACGGAAGTGAACAAGCGACAGCACCGCGTCAAG GAGCTGGAGCTGAAGCATGAACAGCAGCAGAAGATCCTAAAGATTAAGACCGCAGAGATCGCAGCGTTCCAGAGGAAGCGGCGCAGCGGCAGCAGCGGCTCTGTGGTCAGCCTGGAGCAGCAGCAG AAGATCGAGGAGCAGAAGAAGTGGCTGGACCAGGAGATGGAGAAGGTCCTGCGGCAGCGGCGGGCGctggaggagctgggggaggagctCCGCAAGCGCGAGGCCATCCTGGCCAAGAAGGAGGCCCTGATGCAGGAGAAGACCGGGCTGGAGAGCAAGCGCCTGCAGTCCAGCCAGGTGAGGTCCTGCCAG gccctcAACGAGGACATCGTGCGAGTGTCCAGCCGGCTGGAGCAGCTGGAGCAGGAGCTGTCCGAGAAGAGCGGGCAGCTGCGGCCGGGCAGTGCTCAGAGCCAGCGCCAGCTCCGTGGGGAGATCGACACCCTGCGCCGGGAGGACTCGCTGCTGAAGCAGCGCCTGGACATGGACGGCAAGCTGCGGCAGGGCGGCCTCCTGTCCCCCGAG GAGGAGCGGACGCTGTTCCAGCTGGACGAGGCCATCGAGGCCCTGGACGCGGCCATCGACTACAAGAACAAGGCCATCACGTGCCGCCAGCGGGTGCTGCAGGCCTCGGCCTCCTTGCTGTCCCAGTGCGAGATGAACCTCATGGCCAAGCTCAGCTACCTCTCAGCTACCTCTCGTCCTCGGAGACCAGAGCCCTTCTCTGCAAGTATTTCGACAAG GATGCTGTCTTATCAAGAACGCGTTGAGGACATAAAATGA
- the LOC117018903 gene encoding kinesin-like protein KIF7 isoform X2 — MEPGFLTQALDHTGKAAQALNRQHSQRIQELEQEAERVRAKLSEGQQQLRELEGKEPQDAGERSQLQEFRRRVAAAQSQVLKEKKQATERLVSLSAQSEKRLQELERSVQLMRQQQGQLQRRLREETEQKRRLETEVNKRQHRVKELELKHEQQQKILKIKTAEIAAFQRKRRSGSSGSVVSLEQQQKIEEQKKWLDQEMEKVLRQRRALEELGEELRKREAILAKKEALMQEKTGLESKRLQSSQALNEDIVRVSSRLEQLEQELSEKSGQLRPGSAQSQRQLRGEIDTLRREDSLLKQRLDMDGKLRQGGLLSPEEERTLFQLDEAIEALDAAIDYKNKAITCRQRVLQASASLLSQCEMNLMAKLSYLSATSRPRRPEPFSASISTRMLSYQERVEDIK; from the exons GGAAGGCGGCCCAGGCCCTGAACCGTCAGCACAGCCAGCGCATCCAGGAGCTGGAGCAAGAGGCCGAGCGTGTGCGGGCCAAGCTGAGTGAAGGCCAGCAACAACTGCGGGAGCTGGAGGGCAAGGAGCCCCAGGATGCTGGCGAGCGGTCCCAGCTCCAGGAGTTCCGCAGGAGGGTTGCTGCCGCCCAGAGCCAG GTgctgaaggagaagaaacaggcGACGGAGCGGCTGGTGTCGCTGTCGGCCCAGAGTGAGAAGCGGCTGCAGGAGCTCGAGAGGAGCGTGCAGCTCATGCGACAGCAGCAAGGGCAGCTGCAGAGGCGGCTTCGCGAAGAGACAGAGCAGAAGCGGCGCCTGGAGACGGAAGTGAACAAGCGACAGCACCGCGTCAAG GAGCTGGAGCTGAAGCATGAACAGCAGCAGAAGATCCTAAAGATTAAGACCGCAGAGATCGCAGCGTTCCAGAGGAAGCGGCGCAGCGGCAGCAGCGGCTCTGTGGTCAGCCTGGAGCAGCAGCAG AAGATCGAGGAGCAGAAGAAGTGGCTGGACCAGGAGATGGAGAAGGTCCTGCGGCAGCGGCGGGCGctggaggagctgggggaggagctCCGCAAGCGCGAGGCCATCCTGGCCAAGAAGGAGGCCCTGATGCAGGAGAAGACCGGGCTGGAGAGCAAGCGCCTGCAGTCCAGCCAG gccctcAACGAGGACATCGTGCGAGTGTCCAGCCGGCTGGAGCAGCTGGAGCAGGAGCTGTCCGAGAAGAGCGGGCAGCTGCGGCCGGGCAGTGCTCAGAGCCAGCGCCAGCTCCGTGGGGAGATCGACACCCTGCGCCGGGAGGACTCGCTGCTGAAGCAGCGCCTGGACATGGACGGCAAGCTGCGGCAGGGCGGCCTCCTGTCCCCCGAG GAGGAGCGGACGCTGTTCCAGCTGGACGAGGCCATCGAGGCCCTGGACGCGGCCATCGACTACAAGAACAAGGCCATCACGTGCCGCCAGCGGGTGCTGCAGGCCTCGGCCTCCTTGCTGTCCCAGTGCGAGATGAACCTCATGGCCAAGCTCAGCTACCTCTCAGCTACCTCTCGTCCTCGGAGACCAGAGCCCTTCTCTGCAAGTATTTCGACAAG GATGCTGTCTTATCAAGAACGCGTTGAGGACATAAAATGA